A genomic stretch from Bosea sp. F3-2 includes:
- the otnI gene encoding 2-oxo-tetronate isomerase, which translates to MPRFAANLSMMFTEWDFLDRFRAAAEAGFEAVEFLFPYEHTPEQVGLALTGSGLEQALFNLPPGDFAKGERGIAALAGREDEFRASVDKALSYVHETGVKRLHMMAGLADPNDPVAQKTYRASLAYAADKLAEHGIDLLLEPINGKDMPGYFLNDFDQAATYIRESGRPNVRLQFDMYHCELIHGDVLARLKALYPLVGHVQIARAKGRHEPDASGPDYPTLFAELDALGYDGFVGCEYRPERGTLEGLGWFTPWRKPL; encoded by the coding sequence ATGCCGCGTTTTGCCGCCAACCTCTCGATGATGTTCACCGAATGGGATTTCCTCGACCGTTTCAGGGCGGCCGCGGAGGCCGGCTTCGAGGCCGTGGAGTTCCTGTTCCCCTATGAGCATACCCCGGAGCAGGTCGGGCTCGCGCTGACGGGTAGTGGGCTGGAGCAGGCTCTGTTCAACTTGCCGCCGGGTGATTTCGCCAAGGGTGAGCGCGGCATCGCGGCACTGGCGGGGCGCGAGGACGAGTTTCGGGCCTCGGTCGACAAGGCGCTGAGCTACGTGCACGAGACCGGCGTCAAGCGCCTGCACATGATGGCGGGGCTCGCCGATCCCAATGATCCTGTCGCGCAGAAGACCTATCGCGCTTCGCTCGCCTATGCCGCAGACAAGCTCGCCGAGCATGGCATCGACCTCCTGCTCGAGCCGATCAACGGCAAGGACATGCCGGGGTATTTCCTGAACGATTTCGATCAGGCGGCGACCTATATCCGCGAATCCGGCCGGCCGAATGTCCGGCTGCAGTTCGACATGTACCATTGCGAGCTGATCCACGGCGACGTCTTGGCACGGCTGAAGGCGCTCTATCCGCTCGTCGGCCATGTCCAGATCGCCCGCGCCAAGGGCCGCCACGAACCGGACGCCTCGGGGCCGGACTATCCGACGCTCTTCGCCGAGCTCGATGCGCTGGGCTATGACGGCTTCGTCGGCTGCGAATATCGGCCGGAGCGCGGTACGCTCGAAGGTCTCGGCTGGTTCACACCCTGGCGGAAGCCGCTCTGA
- a CDS encoding FkbM family methyltransferase: MNATAYPKGTVKALSRSLRVYHGDKQRNAAMDRLYGAFLQPGDLAFDIGAHVGDRISSFRRLGARVVALEPQPGPARVIRLIHRRDPLVTLIAAACGDHEGSIALKINSANPTVSTASAAFIGAAAGARGWEGQVWDHEITVPCTTLDRLILRHGLPKLLKIDVEGFEAHVLAGLTKAVPVISFEFTTIQREVAEACLAVLETLGPYRFNVAIGESQRLELAEPATADAMGDYLRGLPHAANSGDVYAILAH, from the coding sequence ATGAACGCCACCGCCTATCCGAAGGGAACGGTGAAAGCGCTTTCGCGCAGCCTGCGTGTCTATCATGGCGACAAGCAGCGCAACGCGGCGATGGATCGGCTCTACGGGGCCTTCCTGCAGCCTGGCGATCTCGCCTTCGATATCGGCGCCCATGTCGGCGACCGCATTTCCTCGTTTCGCAGGCTTGGTGCCCGCGTCGTTGCGTTGGAGCCGCAGCCGGGACCGGCGCGTGTCATTCGCCTGATCCACCGACGCGATCCGTTGGTGACGCTGATTGCGGCGGCTTGCGGCGATCATGAAGGCTCGATTGCCCTCAAGATCAACAGCGCGAACCCGACCGTCTCGACGGCGTCGGCCGCTTTCATCGGTGCAGCGGCCGGTGCGCGGGGCTGGGAGGGACAGGTCTGGGACCACGAGATCACCGTGCCCTGCACCACGCTCGACCGGCTGATCCTGCGCCACGGGTTGCCCAAGCTCCTCAAGATCGACGTCGAAGGCTTCGAGGCGCATGTGCTGGCGGGGCTGACCAAGGCGGTGCCGGTGATCTCCTTCGAATTCACGACGATCCAGCGCGAGGTTGCCGAGGCCTGCCTCGCCGTGCTGGAGACGCTCGGCCCCTATCGCTTCAATGTCGCGATCGGAGAGAGCCAGAGGCTCGAACTCGCCGAGCCCGCAACCGCGGACGCCATGGGCGATTATCTGCGCGGCTTGCCTCACGCCGCCAATTCGGGCGACGTCTACGCCATCCTGGCACATTGA
- the mdoH gene encoding glucans biosynthesis glucosyltransferase MdoH produces the protein MTETATNQRSGPTTFQRVTQEVEALGLTPAGLQDATVLRRRRLLVLVLNLATLALLLAGLAQVLGVGGWTAADVAVFVAFLFGAPWTVLGFWNAAIGLWLLHGRKDGLAEVAPFAAAGERATPLTLRTAVLMTLRNEDPARAFRRLKVVKESLDATGEGVWFDYFVLSDTNDPAVAVAEEALAAAWAQEIGEPARLIYRRRTNNAGFKAGNLRDFCERWGERYELMLPLDADSVMAGETILGMARMMQAHPKLGILQSLVVGMPSRSAFARIFQFGMRHGMRPYTMGSAWWGGDCGPFWGHNALVRIAPFRDHCYLPILPGKAPLGGAVMSHDQVEATLMRRAGYEVRVLPVEGGSWEENPPTMLEFAKRDLRWCLGNLQYLKLLDLPDLERMSRFQLVWAILMFLGLPAWTLMIALLPLKVLDDRAIADYPVTLAAGLYVLFLAMYLSPKLAGFADILLTRAGVRRYGGAARFLASAVIEVLFAFLQGAVSSFRTTLFMIGLAFGRARIGWNGQARDAHALSLATAFAGLWPHLLFGTYLVAALGLLAPAVLIWSLPLTAGYLLAIPFAMLTAWPAAGAWLAGHGLCGIPEDFEMPPVLAAIRDGESA, from the coding sequence ATGACAGAGACTGCCACGAACCAGCGTTCCGGTCCGACCACGTTCCAGCGGGTGACGCAAGAGGTCGAAGCGCTCGGCCTGACGCCAGCCGGGCTGCAGGACGCAACCGTCCTCCGGCGACGGCGCCTTCTCGTTCTCGTGCTGAACCTTGCGACTCTGGCCCTGTTGCTGGCAGGGCTTGCTCAGGTGCTGGGGGTGGGGGGCTGGACCGCTGCGGATGTGGCGGTCTTCGTCGCTTTCCTTTTCGGGGCACCCTGGACCGTGCTCGGCTTCTGGAACGCGGCAATCGGGCTTTGGCTGCTGCATGGCCGCAAGGATGGTCTTGCCGAGGTCGCGCCCTTCGCCGCGGCGGGCGAGCGGGCGACGCCGCTTACACTGCGCACTGCCGTGCTGATGACACTGCGAAATGAGGATCCGGCGCGCGCTTTCCGCCGGCTCAAGGTGGTGAAGGAGAGCCTGGATGCGACAGGAGAAGGCGTCTGGTTCGATTACTTCGTGCTGTCCGATACCAATGATCCGGCGGTTGCCGTTGCCGAAGAGGCTCTGGCAGCGGCCTGGGCGCAGGAGATCGGCGAGCCGGCGCGCCTGATCTATCGCCGCCGCACCAACAATGCCGGCTTCAAGGCCGGCAATCTCCGGGATTTCTGCGAGCGCTGGGGCGAGCGCTACGAGCTGATGCTCCCACTCGATGCCGACAGCGTCATGGCCGGCGAGACGATCCTCGGCATGGCCCGAATGATGCAGGCACATCCGAAGCTCGGAATCCTGCAGAGTCTCGTGGTCGGTATGCCCAGCCGCTCCGCTTTCGCCCGCATCTTCCAGTTCGGCATGCGCCACGGCATGCGGCCCTACACGATGGGCTCGGCATGGTGGGGTGGGGATTGCGGGCCGTTCTGGGGACATAACGCACTGGTGCGGATCGCGCCGTTTCGCGATCATTGTTACCTGCCTATCCTGCCCGGCAAGGCACCTCTGGGCGGGGCGGTGATGAGCCACGATCAGGTCGAGGCGACGCTGATGCGCCGCGCCGGCTACGAGGTTCGCGTCCTGCCGGTCGAGGGCGGAAGCTGGGAGGAGAATCCGCCGACCATGCTGGAGTTCGCCAAGCGCGACCTGCGCTGGTGCCTCGGCAATCTGCAGTATCTCAAGCTGCTCGACCTGCCTGATCTCGAGCGGATGAGCCGGTTTCAGCTCGTCTGGGCGATCCTGATGTTCCTCGGGCTGCCGGCCTGGACGCTGATGATCGCGCTCCTGCCGCTGAAGGTTCTGGACGACCGGGCGATCGCGGATTATCCCGTAACGCTGGCGGCCGGCCTCTATGTCCTGTTCCTGGCGATGTATCTTTCGCCCAAGCTCGCGGGTTTCGCCGATATCCTGCTGACGCGTGCCGGGGTGCGCCGCTATGGCGGCGCGGCGCGTTTCTTGGCCTCGGCCGTGATCGAGGTGCTCTTTGCTTTCCTGCAAGGCGCGGTATCGAGCTTCCGGACCACGCTGTTCATGATCGGGCTCGCCTTCGGGCGGGCCAGGATCGGCTGGAATGGCCAAGCGCGCGACGCCCATGCGCTGTCCCTTGCCACCGCCTTCGCGGGCTTATGGCCGCATCTGCTGTTCGGGACGTATCTCGTCGCGGCGCTCGGCCTGCTTGCGCCGGCGGTGCTGATCTGGTCGCTGCCCCTGACGGCGGGCTATCTGCTGGCGATCCCTTTCGCGATGCTGACCGCCTGGCCGGCTGCCGGCGCCTGGCTCGCCGGCCATGGGCTTTGCGGCATCCCGGAGGATTTCGAGATGCCGCCGGTGCTGGCCGCCATTCGCGACGGGGAAAGCGCATGA
- a CDS encoding ROK family protein, translated as MRPPSISYPVLVADIGGTNCRLSLVPDPDSPHRPLARIGTGSYPTAEAAFSEVLAEVSEKPRSAVLAVAGPLDGRQAQLTNAVWNLDGPRIAGALELTQGLLVNDFEALAASLAVLGPEDVVTLVEGNPESEGVRLVLGPGTGFGAAALLTHGERGMLIPTEAGHIGIGPEDLTEQRIWPALSNGIPRLTVEHLLSGDGLVRLHKAVARTSGMLEAEMSAADVSRLAHDGDPAALMAVVCFWRLLARVAGDLALVFKATGGVFIAGGIAPHLLALADGAAVRAAFARKPPMEDLAGRFALHVVTTKDAAEQGLAAIAANLHRFGLDDPKRLWFG; from the coding sequence ATGCGCCCGCCGTCGATATCCTATCCGGTGCTGGTCGCTGATATCGGCGGCACGAACTGCCGGCTGTCGCTGGTTCCCGATCCGGACAGCCCGCATCGGCCGCTCGCGCGGATCGGCACAGGCAGCTACCCGACGGCGGAGGCCGCATTTTCCGAAGTGCTCGCGGAGGTTTCGGAGAAGCCGCGTTCGGCCGTGCTCGCCGTCGCCGGGCCGCTCGACGGCCGGCAGGCGCAATTGACGAACGCGGTCTGGAATCTCGACGGGCCGCGGATCGCGGGCGCTCTCGAACTGACGCAGGGCCTTCTGGTCAATGACTTCGAGGCCCTGGCGGCTTCGCTTGCCGTCCTCGGCCCGGAGGATGTCGTTACGCTGGTCGAGGGCAACCCGGAGTCGGAAGGCGTGCGGCTGGTGCTGGGTCCGGGGACCGGCTTCGGGGCGGCGGCGCTGCTGACGCATGGTGAACGCGGCATGCTGATCCCGACTGAAGCCGGCCATATCGGCATCGGCCCGGAGGACCTGACCGAGCAGCGGATCTGGCCGGCGCTAAGCAACGGCATACCGCGGTTGACGGTCGAGCATCTCCTGAGCGGTGACGGGCTGGTGCGCCTGCACAAGGCCGTGGCGCGGACGTCCGGCATGCTGGAGGCAGAGATGAGCGCCGCCGATGTCTCCCGCCTCGCCCATGACGGGGACCCGGCGGCGCTGATGGCGGTGGTCTGCTTCTGGCGGCTGCTGGCACGGGTCGCCGGCGATCTCGCCCTCGTCTTCAAGGCGACCGGCGGCGTCTTCATCGCCGGTGGGATTGCGCCGCACCTGCTGGCGCTCGCGGACGGGGCCGCGGTCCGCGCGGCCTTTGCCCGCAAGCCGCCGATGGAGGATCTCGCCGGGCGCTTTGCCCTGCACGTCGTCACCACGAAGGACGCGGCCGAGCAGGGGCTCGCCGCAATAGCCGCCAATCTCCACCGTTTCGGGCTCGACGATCCGAAGCGGCTGTGGTTTGGCTGA